One Gossypium arboreum isolate Shixiya-1 chromosome 13, ASM2569848v2, whole genome shotgun sequence genomic window, ataatataaaaatatattaatataaggaAAGGATTGTACTAGTGTTGtccaaatatttaatttttaccatGTTTCTATAATTTCttgtataattaatattttaacaattcaaatgttaaaattttttatacaACTGTATTTGTCaagtatatattattttaaatagtcAAATATATCTATAAAATAGATCTAGAATATTAAATTTGTTAATACTAAATTATACGATACCTATTATGTAGGTGAAagaattttttaacaatatatatatttataattttattctttaaacttaaaaagaaaaaattctttgagtaatgGTTGAGGATTTTCTACCTTAAGATCTAAGTTCAAACTTCAATATTGTATTTTTAAGTAAATTATGTTAAAAGATTTTATACAAACTATTAAAAGACAAAAAAACTTTTATAGTAATATTTGTTGTttattaaaatggtaatttacatTTTCTTAATTAAATTGGTGTTCGGTTATACAAATTCAATCAAGAGCTTTATatactatataaatatatttaaaagttgAAAGTTTTTACATAAAACAAGTAGTGCAATATTTTAGTTTTATTCAACATTTAAagagaaataaaacaaaaaagtcacaattgaattgttaaaatgttaatgatataaaagTTAGTGGCTGATACTCATTCACTCGACGATGGCTTCCGTTCCTAATTACTACATGCAGTGTTATATGCTCTCTTCTAGAATCCACTCTCAACTAGATCGGAATTTCCTTTGGGGGTGATGAGTTTTCTAACCATGGTCATCTTGTTAAATGGAAGTTGGTGCCGCAACCTAAAGCCTCTAGTGGGCCGAGTATTCTGTGAGCTAAGGTTAAAAAGCAAGCCTTATTGGTTAAACTTGGTGGGTGTCTAATCCAAGAGAAAGACGCATTATGGGCAAGAATCCTTTCTTCAAAAGTATCTTATTGACCCTCGTAACCTTCACCTTCTGCCGCATGTGTCCCCAGTATGGTCCTCTCTAATAAAGATTAGCCAGTTTATCAAGTCCAGAATTAGATGGTTGTTGGAGATGGTAATTCTATTAACTTTTGGAGTGATAATTGGATGGGGAGAGGTCCCATTCGACATTTAAGTCATGGCCCCCTATCATCTCTTAAGGAATCTTGGTCCATTGCTCAAATTTGTAATTGTTGGACAAATAGGTGATCTCAGCTTCTATCTATCCAACTTCCCCAAGATGTAATTAATGCCCTTTTTAAGTACTTCTGTTTTGTCTCACGTCTCGAGCATGGACTTTATCTCTGGGGACCTTCAAAATCTGGAGTTTTTTCTTTGGCAAGCGCCTAATCCTTCATTCTACCCCGTAGTGACCTTTGAGAAATCATATCTACATGCAGCCACCGGAAAACGTGCTTCAGTAATTGCACGATGATTAAGTTGGAGGAGATTCGCCTTGTCTGATTTATCTGTCTTATTACTACTTTTGTaccaaaaagaaaatatatttccTTCAAAAAACCTTTATAACTTAGATTAAAAATCGTGAACTTTACAACTCCAAATTCAATATTTTTGTTTGCTTATTTGGCCTCTCGGCCATCTAACATTAGCCACATgagtaaatttcttttttattattattagtttagaGATAGCACATAATCAAATTCAATGGAAGTTTTTGAGGAtgttattaaaaaagaaaaaagttgaatatagagactaaatttcTAAGTGTGCAAAAAGTACAGGGACTAGAAGCATAATTACGTCTAGAATTGCAGTGTAACCACATAAGCATCTGCAATTGCAAAAGCTTCTTTCTGAATGGCTGAACATTAGAGAATACAACTTACAAACTCGTAGAAGACTACAAGAGAAAAAAGGAAAATTGTCAAAACACAGAGATAAATTTCCCACAAGTCTAAGAACTCAAAAACTAATTCTTAGGAGTTCctaaatgataaaatatgattgttTTCGGGTACACGACAAGCTGCAACCTCTAAGAATGACCTCGAAAACTAGCTAGACTAGGCCTCAAGTTCGAACTCATAATAACTATAACAGCATTGTAACTATTAACGTTAAGAGACATCAAAAGGCAATAAAAGGTAAGGAGCCTATTGTATGAAACATACTTAAAAGATGAGAGTTTCACACAGTGGACTTACTCGATTGCCTGTACAACATCTTCCACCGCAAGAGCAACTCAGGATCAAATTTATACTAAGATGCAACTTCCTTAACTTCATCATATGTTCCAGTTGACTCATTAAAAGAATACCTACATCCGCAGAAGAGATAAAGGCAGATTAGATTCTAAACAGCATATGTGAAATTGAACCACTATAAAACCAGCATAGGATGCTTATGCatcattgaattgaattaataaatATGCAATTCCCAAGACTTTCACATTTTCTTTAGTTTTTCCAAacaagaggaaaaagaaaaaagaaaaaccgtAACGAAAAGCATCTATAGTCTGAATCACTAAATAAGGATACTGTGCAAAATCTAAACATTACCATTGGCCTGTTGCTGCTGAGCAAAATAATCCAGTAGATGGGTCATAATAATATCCCAAAGTGCTACTGTAGTAGTACCTGAACAAAAAATTACCAAGATCAGATATTACCTAATGCTGACATATTTATTCATAAGCGATTCTGTGTTCAAATATAGTATTTGGGGGGGCAGCAAAGATTATAAAGGAGTTACCCTGAAGACTCGTCATAGACGTAATCATTTTGGACATCTTCAACTGCAAATGAAGCAAGTGCAAAAGTTAGACCAAAGGTCAAGCAACGTTTACTCTTAATTTAATCCAAAATGCTCTATCATATTCGTGATTAAATTATCATTGACAATACATACTCTCTGAGGAAGTGTTTACAGCTTCTGATGATGATTGAACGGCTGCAGTAGAATTAGGCTCAGATGATGGtttttcatcatcttcatcatctACAAACATATCATAACTTTCGGCAGCATTGTTTGAAGCTTctgcagcagttagatctgaatTTGAAGTACCCACAGCCAAGTCAGTAAGTACAGAGGACGTTGCTCCATGATTATTTGCATCTGTGAGTATGTCATTTCCCAAGTTGGGATAAGAATTGTCCAGCCCAGCATTAGCAGATAAGCTTTTATCCCTGGCCAGAGCTAACCTCTCATATCCCTCTGAGAAAATATAAATCAAGAGCATGGTTAATAAAAGCTATTAGAATATACATTTGCCTTCACAAAATTACACAGAATTATTATCCAACGAAAATTTTAGAAACAATTAATATAAAAAAGAACATGTTAAAATAACTACAGAAACATTGCACCAACCTGCCTCGCGCTGGAAAACCTCTTGCTTCTCATGGTACACATCTGCAGAacaaaatttaagcccataaacATAAACTGTGGCCAAAGATACATGTACCCAGAGCTATGCCTACACCGGCTTTTGAAGTTATCACATGAATATGGAAAGTTAAACAAAAGGAGATTTGCTTAGATGGACATAAAGGGCAGGGCTATTGGTGGTCAATAAAAACATTAAGTCTCAATCTATGATTCAATCTTAAACAAGTAGAAATCCGCTTACTAATTCTTTTCCAAGATAAGTTGCCATATCCATTAACAAGCACCGGTGTTTAAAATGGTGAAGGTAACATTTATGGACCTGAGTTCAATCCAACTTTGTCTCAAAAGATTCAAGCACCATTGAAAACATTAATCACACCCTTTTTTCCTGAAGGTAGTGGCATTAAAGCTTAATAATATTTAAGGTTAACTTCTAAATTCTAGATACCTAGAAGCACAAGAAAGTAACAGACTTAACTGTAGTCACCATTCTCCATTAACTTAATGGCATCTTCCGTTAGCTGATCAAATACAAGCTGAGTCTCAGCTGACATTTTCTCCTTTCTCTTATTTGAAGCTCCTTTCAACCTTCTCAGAGCTTGCAAAACCTGtccatataaattaaaattagctTTATACCGTCCCTTGTAGTCTATTTAATTACCCGATGGATAAAACATGTTTAATATCTGGTACATAGGGGACAGAGCTTCGAACCTAAAAAGAAAAGtgttaataggggaaaataaatACTCTGTATCTGCCATTCAAAAGCATACGTGACTTTAACCAAAAAATATAAATCTAGAAGGAACTATCTGACAACCTTAATCAAACTTATGCCACATGTGAGCATTGTTATGAACCCAGATTAGCCTCAAAATAGACAACTCCCTCAATGGGAtgaaaactaacaactaaaataaGCATAACACTAAATGCAGTAAGGTCCATGTCCCAGcataaaatcataatcaaataaaAATACCGGGTACAGTATCCAGTATTCACTTTATATATAGTGTATTGACTTcatgaaaatgaaagaaaaatggaACTCTGGGGTTTAGTCCACTTGGTACATCCAATTCTTGAAAGGTGACATCTAGCAGATCAGAGATTCGAATCTCAGCATCTGCAATTCATTTCCTATCCTAGGTTACAACCTCTTATGTAcaaaaagaaaattaataataaagCAAAATGCAAATTTTAGAACAAACATGTAACAATTGAAGACTACCATTTCAATTTACTTTTTCAGGCAAAATATTTATCATGATGTAATTACCGTTTCTCCAGGTTCAAGCACATTGGCAATCCGTCTCTTTATTATCCCAACGTCTTGGGTGGAAAGATCCTGTGCTGCAACTTCATTATCTTCAGCTTTTGTGGTTACAGATGTTTTTCCTGTATATTTTATATCAACTTCAACACTATCAAGCCAGGCATCCTACAATAATTCCATGTGGAGTCAATAAAAATTCTGATAATTATATTTAGCAGCTTCTGCATCAAAGTTTCCATGTGGTCAATACAATGCTTTACCTTGATTTCCTTGTCAGCGACATATTCAACAAAGTTTCCATCTGCATCAAAGTatccttcttctctttctttgcTAAGATTGAAAGGTTCTATTTGAACTCCATCATCAACGAAGTTCTCATTATCCTGCAAAAAGAAATTCTTCATCATTGGCTAATCCTGTCCCCTTAACCAATATATGAGGACTCTGGCAATCATCTTGACTGCAAGAAATCCAGCCAATTCAGCAAAGAAGCATCCTTAAGTTATAAATTAACTCGATAACAGAATTACTTGCCAAGTGTTTGATAGCTCACAGCAGCACTAAACATTGTAAGAGCCAAAACCTAAACTGGCATATCAATGATAAAGATACTTTCTTTTTAGGAATAAAATGGAGAAAAAAGAAGGCCCTTTACCATTTATTAGATTCAAAAGACTTAACTTGGAGAAAGCTACAGTACATAACTGGCAGGACCACCACAAACTAGATGAGAGTACAAAGATTGTGCATAATCTTCTACTTTTAAAACAGTTAGGATAAATTGGCATTTATTCAAAAAACATGGACTGCATATTAACATCTTATTGCCTCTTCATTCTATCAAGTCACGCATAGAATCTAACATCAGATAGACTAAGAGTGCAATAAACTTACCTCATATGAAATTTCAGCAGCTGATACATCATTAAGCATTCCTCTCCCATCTTCAGCAAATAGCTCCGTAGTAATTTGACTGCGGCGTTTGGCCCGCTCCTTAGCAGCGAGACGAGGATCCTTCAAGTCACCTGAACCGTTTTCAATATCAACTCTGTTCGGTGCTTCTTCTCCAGGCTTTACCTTCTTTCCCTTGGGAAACCTAACCCTCTTTTGCCTGTAAATCAACATATTGATATCAATTCTAAAATTCAAACAATACAAATgattcttaaaaaataaaaaggagtGAGAATGGAAAATTAGTTTATCAAATGGTTAAGATCTCTGTCACCAGAAATCGTTATTTCCCTAGCGATCTTGAATTGGTTTGCGCAATCCCAATAAGAGAACAGTAGCAACCTAATTCAGTAAGACTAGCGATCGCATTAACCTATAGTTTATTATAAAATTAGAGAGTAAAATAATGATTTCACAAACCTCAAATTTTATTTATACAAACACAGAAACTATATATATACAAGTTCCAAAACATCTCTTTAACATTCCAATAAATCGTACTTTGTTCCTACTAAACAAACGAGAGAAGATTGCCCCTATCTAATTAGGTTTCAAATAAGTAGCGATTCGGGTTCTAATTTTCGTTTCTCAGTACCGATTACACCGAGCCATAACCACTTCGCTACCTTCTAGCTTGACCATTAAGattaacaaattttcaatcatCATTTCTTTATATTCTTCAAACCAAGCAAAGCCTAAAGGAATTGACTATCAAAGACTTAGAAAAAATCATTTAAACCCTAAAAAATCAATAAACTAAATAAGCACGGCCTAAAACATATAGACCGGCGAAAACGAACTACGAGCTAAAAACAATTGCAACGATATactgagatatgaaattaaaaaattaaataaataaataagaggaTTCAAAGGAAATAATTACGCTGGAGGCTTGTTGGAGTGTTGGTCTTCGAAGAATTGGCGCTTGAGATGAGAACGCTGTTGTGGGTTTTCTTCCATGGCTGCAAATATTTCTCAGCTGAGCTCCAAAATTTCAAATGATACAGAGACTTTGagagcaaaataaaataaaatggtggAAGGGACAATAAGCATTTGCCGACTCACCTAGCTTGTCAATGCAGCTGAGCCCACATGAATTATCGGGAACTCGACTCAACTGATGTTTTGGGTAAATTTCAAAATTGGTCATTTATGTTTATATAAGTTTAAGTTTTGGTCATCTAACTTTAAAGAATTACTATTTGGTCAGTAACGTTATCTATAACTCACATTGTGGTTACTCGGCACCAGAGATGTCTATGGATGTAAAAAGTTAATAAAATtagatatttatattaaaatttatatattttcataattaaattaaacaaaagttGGTATTATCTAAATCTAACCTAATTTGAGTTGAGCTGAACGAATCATCAAATTATCGGACAAATCTACTTATCACAGAGAAAGAAGCAGAACAAACATCAATAGCGACCCAAGAAAATCAAAAAATGAAAACAAGGGGAGAGGTTCAGTTCGGTAAAATCAAGTTGGAGATGCTCCAATGATATGCCTGCCAGTGAGAATCAATGGCGGTTGGAACAACTAGGAAGAAAATGGAGAAggaatgaaaagaaaaatgaaaggaagaaagaaagaaaaaaacaatatAACAAATGCAAAGGGAAAAAGTCATAGTTTTTTAGTAAATATAatctaatttatttaaatatataaatttatttaaatataaataataattttttttccttttttattatttcaccatTATAATAAGAATTTTTCTAGTTTGGTAGTTTATCTATGATACCTAACAATCACTTTCTTCCCAGTTTACCAAATAATTATTACAAACAATCATGAAACATGTGGCATACTCGTTCTAGATGCTAGTAATTATGAGGATtaatcaagataaaaataatatttcaagtactaaaatagaacaaaatattaaatattaaaataaaaggtaaatataatttaaaggtcaaataataaataaagttaatctTAGTATTCAATAGTTATGTTATCcttgataaaatttaaatttgaactagatacatatttaattatgaGATAGTCTGCTTCCTAATATACTTCAAAAAGTATGGAAAAAAGTAGTTTGGAGGTTCAGATAAATTAGTTTATCTATGTATATTAGGCCAAATAGTAAACTGGTCATTCTATTCATCCATTTTTATTGCTAAGTGAGGATGTGTCGTTATCTGATTGGTTGAATTACATCCATGTAAAAGATTTCATTCATTTATTTACCTGTAAAAATgtttatctttttcttttattaaaaaattcatccattttGCGTGAATTAATCACCCCATGTCAACAAGAGGTATATATGATATGTTATATATTACTATTTAGTTGTTTCACTAGTTACATCAACCCTCAACATTAgaaattaatgaaatttttaataaaaattaatttgctATTTGATATAACATACAatgactaatttgctcatttttactAGATAAAATAAAGGTAATCTACCCAACTTCaaaaactttcaatttcatcatcaattcttcaaaatttaaaattttaatcacccACCGTTAAATACAATTTTTTTACTAAGACCATTGAATACTTAACAGAAAATTGACATAACCTTTTTTAtttgcataataataaatttagctttctaatatttacacattttatcaatttaatcctaaatctaaaaattcaacaaatctAGCCCTCAATGTTTACAATATTTGTCTTTtagttttaattctaaaaattcaataaatttaacccttaacatttacaaaatttatcaatttatttctaattctaaaagtttaaagaaaaggaaaaatattttaaaaagtccaaatttggataaaaatgattttaaaaaatctaaaaagcatagaaaaacccaaaacaaataaaataaaaaatacaaaaagaaaattatatcaaatgatttaaaaataaatgaacaCAAAATAGATTgataagtattagaaagagataaAATTAAACATTCCCATAGGACATAGAATTAACAAAGTTATCTCCATTAGTTCAATGCAACTCATACTTGGACTAGATTTCTTGGGATTTTGATCgtttaattgatttatttaaacTAATATTATTAAAATCGAACCAATTGAATCGAGAACTGATCGATACACCAATCcgaaataatatgaaaaaaaggGATTGACCTAAAAATCGGATCAACCGCGACCACCAACTAGATGAACCAATAAAAAATCGATTCAACCAATTATTCTCTAATTAAACATATTTTGTAGCcgaaattgaaaaaatatatatttacagCCCGACTCCATTTTAAAATGGCCAAAATTAGTTTTCtcttctaaaaataataaaagaaataaaaataaatcaaaaggACATAAGAAAAAGGCAACCGCTCACTAAAATGATTTATCTCTAAGCCTTTTAAGATGATTTTGGAGAGAAGAATATAAAAGCTTCGACTCTTTTTGGAAGCAGATAAGGaaagaaaaaatattaaatttctttCACCTTCATTAATAGCTGAAGTTCAGCTACTTTATTTATAACAGCTATTTCCATCTATTCCAATGTAATTTTATCAATAAACAaaagaaatttttattttctcttttccattttcctcaaattttccaaaatttcTATAATCTCCCCTATTTTGTCCTATATTTTCCTCTTCTTTTTTCTTGAACCAAAACCAGTCGgtaatttaatcaattcaaccTTCTGTCCAATTTTAAAAGCATCGACTTGAATTACCTAAGTTTGAAAGTTATTGATATTGATGACATGTCTAAATAAGAAGAAAACAAGGTGAATTTTTTTCCCAAGCTTTTTCGTTTCATATAACATGAAAggaaaaacccaaattattacCATCACTATTACCATTATTAGGTTAAAAAATGCAACAGAGATCAATGAATGCCCCCACCATTTTAAGTTAACACACAGCTTCTTGAGGATTCAGCACAGAAAACCACTCACTGCATTCCTTAATTACCATCTCTAAAGCAATATAGAATAGGGGTCTCCGGATTGTAATATACTATTAGATCATATAGTCACGCAATATCGTAGAACATATCAATTAAAGGAGCGACATTGAAGGCTAAACCCTGCCATGTGACCGTATGTGGGATATCACATGCTGCTAGTGCCATAACCGGCACATCCCCCACAGGAAGGGCAGCAACAGGCCGCTACAAGCAGACTAGCAACAGAGCTAAGCAACTATGCTAAAACCATTTTCAATGTGATACAACAAGGCAGCAACAGCCTGCTACATCTTATTTGTCGGCTACTCAAATGGTTTCCCACAAGCCGTGTATATCTTACAACCGCTTCACAGCTACACGGTCACGGTCAAATTTGCTACAACTCAAAACATTAAAGCAACAAGATCATGGTTAAACGAGATTAGCGGAATGCACCAAACAAGCAATTAAAAAGGAACATGTTAATTCTTTAATGCAATCGCAAGGTTCAGACCATACattactttttttaattttagtaacCTCGTAAGATATAACGCATCACAGATCCATCAAAGACAGCATTCCCCAGGTCAAAAAATCATCTCAGGTCCTTTCTTACCATCACAGCAACTCATCCTCAGTGTCAATATTTAGAATCAGAAGACCGGAGGATAATAAGATTGAAACATCAGAAACCAAAATGGTACAAGGCTTTCTGGAAACTAAGACGCAACAACAGATCTTACCCATCACCGTATCTTTCAGTTAAAAATAGTAAACAGACAGTCCTGCACAATCAGCATACTGCTATAACCAGCATCATAATCACGAACAATCATCTAAAGATACAAACAGCACCGACAGCCACAACATCAACATCAACATCAACACCATGTCCATTTGCCCAAGTCATTCTTTCCCGAACATTGCTATAAAACCCAACAGATGGTT contains:
- the LOC108464477 gene encoding SUPPRESSOR OF ABI3-5-like, with protein sequence MTNFEIYPKHQLSRVPDNSCGLSCIDKLAMEENPQQRSHLKRQFFEDQHSNKPPAQKRVRFPKGKKVKPGEEAPNRVDIENGSGDLKDPRLAAKERAKRRSQITTELFAEDGRGMLNDVSAAEISYEDNENFVDDGVQIEPFNLSKEREEGYFDADGNFVEYVADKEIKDAWLDSVEVDIKYTGKTSVTTKAEDNEVAAQDLSTQDVGIIKRRIANVLEPGETVLQALRRLKGASNKRKEKMSAETQLVFDQLTEDAIKLMENGDYNVYHEKQEVFQREAEGYERLALARDKSLSANAGLDNSYPNLGNDILTDANNHGATSSVLTDLAVGTSNSDLTAAEASNNAAESYDMFVDDEDDEKPSSEPNSTAAVQSSSEAVNTSSEIEDVQNDYVYDESSGYYYSSTLGYYYDPSTGLFCSAATGQWYSFNESTGTYDEVKEVAS